The sequence below is a genomic window from Candidatus Poribacteria bacterium.
CTATAAAATGAGCGGTTTTCCCGCTGAACGCTTTCGACTCTCCGATCGCGGACGGATTGATCGAGGACTTGCCGCGGATATTGTGGTCTTTGATCCAGAGACTGTCGCAGACAGGTCTACATGGTCGGATCCAGTACAATCTCCTGTCGGTGTAAACTATGTATTCGTCAACGGCGTTTCAGTTGTTGAAGATGGTGACGTGACGGGGCAACTGCCCGGTAGAGTGCTGCGTCAACAACGATAGATAGTGCAGTGTGGAGGGAAACCGTGGATACGTACGATGTAACAATTATTGGTGGTGGAAGTGCCGGGCTTGTGCTTGCCGTGGCGGGCGCAAAATTGGGGAAAAAGACCGCGCTTGTGGAGAAACACCGCATCGGTGGCGACTGCCTCTGGACGGGATGTGTGCCTTCCAAGGCACTCCTGAAGGCGGCGAAGGTCGCGAATTACATCAAAGACGCTGAGAAATACGGCATTTCAAGCACCCTTACAACGCCTGATTGGCAACATGTGATGGCGTATGTCAGAAGCACCCAACACGCGATAGAGGAGGAACACGACAACCCTGAACGATTCCGTGAGATGGGAGTTGATGTTATCTTCGGAGATGGTCATTTTGAATCCTCTGATCGTTTCGTTGTGGAAGATACTGAGAGCGGTCAGACGCGCATGCTCGAAAGCAAAAAGTTCGTGATTAGCACGGGCTCCCGTCCTGATGCGCCGCCTATCCCCGGATTAGAGTCTTGTGGTTATCTCGACAGTGAGAACGTCTGGGACCTTGAGGAGTGCCCCAACCGGTTGCTCGTCGTCGGTGCGGGTCCAATCGGTATTGAACTCGGACAGGCGTTTCATCGTCTCGGTGCGGATGTGACGGTAGCACAACGGAGCGGACGTATTCTCACAAAAGAGGATACCGATGTTTCTGAGCAGATGCTGCGTTACCTCCGAGAGGAGGGGATTACAATCCGACTCAATACGAATATCGCACAGGTTATACAAAATCAAGAAGGCGTATATGTGACGTTCAGTGGTGGTGATAGTGAAAATGGAACTGTAGAGCAGACTTTTGATAAGATTCTGATTGCCGCGGGACGTGCACCGAACATTGAAGGCTTAGCACTCGACAAAATCGGGGTACAGGTAGGCAGAAGTGGGATTGAAGTGAACAGCAAACTTCAGACGAGCGTCAAAAATATCTATGCCGCAGGCGATGTGATTGGACATTACTTGTTCACACATGTCGCCGCATTTCAAGCGCAGCTGCTCCTCCGAAATATTTTTTTCCCGTTCTCCAAGACAATCAACTACGCCGTCGTGCCGTGGACAACCTTCTGTGATCCAGAAGTTGCCCGTTGCGGTCTGACAGAAGCAGAGGCACGCGAGAAATATGGGGATGTTGATGTGTTCACACTCGATCAAGCGGATGTCGATAGAGCCGTCGCGGAAGGTGAGACACACGGCTTCAGCAAAGTCATTGCGAGTCGGTGGACTGGGAAAATATTAGGCGTTCATCTCGTTGGCGCAAACGCGGGCGAGGTCATCCANNNNNNNNNNNNNNNNNNNNNNNNNNNNNNNNNNNNNNNNNNNNNNNNNNNNNNNNNNNNNNNNNNNNNNNNNNNNNNNNNNNNNNNNNNNNNNNATTCAGACGTTGCGGAAGTTGATTCCTTCAGGTTGATTGAATCTATAGGTGCGAAACTACTTTTTGAGTTTTCCCCATGTGGTTGTGAGCAACTGCGGTTGGGGTGAGACAGGTAGCGCAAATTCTGGATCGAACCAATCTCCCAAATGGTGGAAACCCGGCTCCGTAAGCTGCACAGGTTGTCCCCCATCCAATCCAATTTTAAAGATTTTCCATTTATTGCCTGGAGCCAATTTTTGATAAAGGAGGGTATCTCCACGCGGCGACCATATCGGATTCACTGCGCGCGGTCCGCCTTCAGGGACAATCTGCTGCATATCTGTCCCGTCCGGGTTCACAGTGTAGATGGTCTCCGTCTCAAGGAAGTCTTCCAACGGCACCCGATGGAGCCAAGAAAACGCGAGTTTATTGCGTATCGGTGACCACTCGATGCTGCTTCCCATCCATGAAGGACGTGCTTCGGGGGGAAAATGAATTTTTGTTTGCCTGTTTGGGGGTCAAGCATCACGATCCGCATGCGCTTGGGCCAACCGACTTTCATCACTAATTTCGTCCCATCTGGAGACCAGTCCCCGCTGCTACCAAGTGCCACCTGCTCCTCTTTTTTATCGTCTATCGATGCGATATAGACCGTCCATTGTCCTTTTTCAAAGGAAGTGTAAGCAATCTGTTTCCCGTCTGGCGACCATCTTCCACCGGATCTATTTTTTGACTTGTCGAACACCTTTTGTACATTAGAGCCATCTGGTTCCATAAGATACAAATCCCAATTCCCCCATGCCTTCTGCTCACGATCAGAGGCGAAAAGGATGTGTTCACCTGTTGGCGACCAAACTGCAGAAATATCGTTTGCACGGTGATTGGTGATATTAACCTGCTCACTTCCATCCGGATTCATCAGATAGATTTCATAATTTCCATCACGAGATGACGCGAATACAACTTTCGCCGTATCGGGTGCTTTGGCAAGCACTGGACAGACGCTCGCACCTAATATGACAACACTTAGCACAAATGAAACGGGCAGATACTGAGTTCGCATTGTATATTTCTCCGAAAGTCCTGCTTTAGTTTCACTTCTTCACTTCTCCCCATTGGGTTGTTAGCAACTGTGGCTGCGGTGAAACTGGCAGCGCATACGCCGGATCGAACCAATCGCCTGTAAAATGCCAAAACATCGGATTCGTAAGCCGCACGGGTTCCCCTCCGTCCAATCCAACTTTGAAGATTTGCATCTGTTTTCCATCGATATACTGGGTATAAAGGAGTTCATTTCCGTGCGGGGACCAAACCGGAGAGCCTTCTATGCCGACACCTTCAGGGATAACCTGTTGAAGACCCGTGCCATCTCGGTTTATGATGTAAATTGTCTCTGTATCAAGGAAATCTCCTAAAGGTGCCTTGTGGAGCCAAGTAAACGCTATCTTGTCACCCGATGGCGACCATGCCGGAGAAGTCATCCACGAAGGTTTTACCGGTTTGGGAAAGAGGACTTTCTGTTTACCTGTGCTAACGCTAAGCAGGCTTATTTGCATACGCTCGGGCCAACCCGTAAGAAAGGCGATCTCCGTGCCATCTGGAGACCACGCTGGACTGCCACCGATCGCCATACGCTCCTCTTTTTTACCGTCTATAGACGCGATATAGATGAACCATTTGCCTTGCTCGCGCCGCGTATAAGCAATCTGTTTTCCATCAGGAGACCATGTCGGGTGCGTTCTATCCGCTGATTTGCCGAATACCCGTTTCACATTTTTTCCATCCGCATCTATGAGGTATAGGTCACGGACCACATCCCGGTCTGAGGTAAAAAGGATTTGCTCACCTGTAGGAGACCACATCGGGGAGACATCAAATGCCTTGTTATGGGTGAGTCTCACTTGCTCCGTACCATCAGGGTTCATCAGATAGATTTCCGAATTGCCGCTATCGATTAAGGGAAATACGATTTTAGGGGTTTGAGGAGCCTGCGCCAAGACGTTGCAAAGGCTTGAAGAGAAAAATATGAGACTAAAAATAGAAAGAAGTCGTGTGAATTTCATGAAAGATCCTCCAATCTGCATTTATACTCGCATCTTTATTATTCAATTTACGTTATCATAACACAAATTTCTCTCAGAATGTGTAGATATTTTGTCAAGGGTCGCGATTTGGAGATCGCTGCTACTGGGTGTTTAATGAAGGGCAACCGCGGCAGTCAGTCCAACTATAACCCATTGGAAAGACCGAAGTATTTTGAACAGCATTGATTTTCCTTCTCAACGCAAACAAACCGATGTTAAGGTCAGTTTCGGTGTTGTGCTTTGACTTCACCGCAGACAAAAAACAAACAGACGCTTCTCTCGCATTATTGTATTAAAAACGCTTTAGACTTCCCCAGACCGTCGTGAGTTTTGCTTTCGGCGTTACCGATAAACCACCGCTGTCAGGGATACTGTCGCCGGTGATTACAATATTGTCGAATCTCGCCGTCTGATTCGAGAGACCCAGGCCCGCTGCGCCTGTCAAAAAGTTGTGAAATCCGTCTAACGCTAATGGGTGAATTATCCTTATATTTCCCGGTTTAACTGGGTGCGCCTTTCTGGCAGCTTCATGCTCCTTGAAGGTTTTACGGTTTGGAAGTTGGACGGGTCCAATAACCAGCTTACCGTTAATCCAAAAATTTAGGGTATTTTCTTCAACTGCCAACTTCAACTGCGACCACCTGTTTAATTTTAAAGAACGATGGAGCTCGGCATGTGTGTAGAAAATTGTGTTTCGGTCATGAAAATTGCCAGCACCCAGCAGAGCTTCGGAGGCATTTTTGCGAAATGCCGGCAAATCGCCGATGACACACCATGCCACCCAACTTCCCTTGATTCGAGCGGCAATAGCGATATTGCTAAGACCCGGTTTATCAAGTGGTTTGACATCAAATTCGATGGTGTAATCGCGCCAAGTCTCATCACCAATTGTGAGCAGACGCGTGCTCTCATCAGGACTTACCGCATGAAGTTCACCGTCAACGATTTCCCAAGAACCGGGAGGCGGATCGTCCACATCAAAAAAAAGAAAATCCTGTGTCATAATAAGTTCCTGCCACGCATCCAAGTTTCCGTTATCAAAATTTTCCTGAAACACCCCTCCCCTTGCTGGGAAGGTAAAGAGGAAAATCATACTTGCAATCATTACCAATTTCATACCTATCTCCTTTTACTGTCTGTGACCCTTCCTGATGTGCCTCCATCCGTCGGCAGCGACCGCGACATTTTTTCCGTTGCTACCCCGGTTTATCAACCGCTGCAGATTTGAACCATCTACATCTATTCTGTTTTCAGTTGAAAATAATCTTAAACAGTGGTTTGTTGCTTATTTATTAAAGACACAATTTTGAGATAGAAAAGGTGCATAAATCAGATTATATACGGATTCGGGAGGATTACAAAGCAAATTTTACGATAAAATCGGGGAAAGGCAAGATGAGAACTCACGTCAGCGAGGAAAAAAGGAGCCGGAGACCACATTCCTAATCGGTTCCAAGAGTTTCAGGGATTTCAATTGAACTAACGCATGCAACAGGAACTTGCAAGGCACACCTTATAGGAATTATGGCTCCGGCTTACCCAAGGAGGCTCACATAGACCTGAGCAATTTTCGTGCCAATCGAAAATGGGCTGTTTTGGGCAATTTTTACGGGGCGTTGCCTATTTTTTCGACAGTTTATGATAAAAAAATAGACATCGTAGCAAAATTTAAAAATAAAAACGGATGAGGTGTTTTTGATAGGATGTTTCTTGAAGAAACCCCGCCGGCGATAGTATATAGGAATCACCGACGCTGAAGTTTAACCTTTTACAACACCGATGGGTCGAAGGCGCGCGACACGACGGGAAAGTCCCGCTTTGTCAACGACACGAACGACTTCGTCAACGTCTTTGTAGGCTTCGGGAACTTCTTCTTGGAGAGTGCGTCTGCCTTCTGCTCGGACGTAGATACCTTGTGCCTCTAAATCTTTCTGGATAGAACGTCCTTTCGTCAAGGCGATCGCTTTTCGGCGCGAGAGAACTCTGCCGGCACCGTGGCAGGTTGTTCCCCACGTTTCTGCCATCGCACCCGGATTCCCGACAAGCACGTAGGACGCGGTTCCCATATCGCCCGGAATTAAGACGGGTTGACCGATTTTCTGGTATTTATCGGGGATTTCGGGATGCCCCGCAGGGAACGCACGCGTCGCGCCTTTGCGATGGATAAATAACTCGCGTTCTTTACCATTGACGGTGTGCTTCTCAAACTTCCCGATGTTATGCGCTACATCGTAGACGAGTTCTAAGCCGAGTTCATCTTCTGTCGTCTCAAAAAACTGCATGAAGGTCTGACGGACAAGGTGCATAATACACTGTCGATTGTTCCACGCATAGTTCGCACTACACGCCATCGCCGTGATGTAATCCTGTCCCTCTCGTGAATTGATTGGTGCGGAGGCGAGTTGACGGTCGGGGAGGTTAATACCGTATCTCTCAGCGACTTTGACCCAACTTTTGACGTGTTCATCGCAGATTTGATAGCCGAAACCCCGCGAACCGGTATGAATCATGACGCAGATGTTCCCTTCGCTCAATCCCATTGCATCGGCGGCTTCTCGGTAAAAAATACGATCAACCGCTTGGACTTCAAGGAAGTGGTTACCCGAACCGAGGGTGCCGAGTTGGTTTTTGCCGCGTTCCAAGGCACGTTGACTCGCCGCGTCGGCATTTGCGTCTTGGAGGAAACCGGTCGCTTCTGTAAAGTCGAGATCTTCGACGTGCCCGTAGTCTCGTTCAATTGCCCATAGCGCGCCTTTTTCTAACATCTGCCGTTCCTCTTGGATGGTGAGCCGAATTTTGCCGCTGGAGCCGACACCGCACGGAACGTTCTCGAACAATTTGGCTACGAGTGCTTTCCGTTTCCCCTCAAGTTGTGAGACATCAAGGTTCGTCCGAATCAGGCGGACGCCACAGTTTATATCGTATCCGATACCACCTGGAGAAACGACACCATCTGCTTTCGGATCCGTGGCAGCAACACCCCCAATGACGAAGCCGTAACCCCAGTGCAAATCGGGCATGGCAAGGGAGTGTCCGACGATGCCAGGGAGATGTGCGACGTTTGCAACCTGCTGCAGTGCTTCATCGCTTTTGGCTTGCTTAAGGAGTTTCTCGTTGGCGTAGACGATGCCGTCCACACGCATACCTTTCATGTAACTCTTCGGGATGCGCCAGCGATATTCATCAAGTTTTTGGAGGGTTACATTTTGTTGTGCCATAATCTTCCGTTCCGCATCACGCCTTTTGTTCAACCATACTTGTCAGGATACCGAGAATCTTGTCACACTGAGCGATTTGATAAGCAGCCATGTCGCGGCATCAACCTCTTCCAAATCAAACGCTTCCAGCACTGTGTCTAATGTAAAATTGCTATACGCCATCTGAGGAAGTCTCCTGTCTCTACATACGCTCAACTCAACCTACAAGGTGGACAATTCCGGCAATTCTACCCACTTCCGGGTTTGCCACGATTCCATGCCCTTGTCTGCCAACTGTACACCTTTCGCACCTGCGAGTAGGGTCCACGGGAACGGCTCATCGGCAACGACATGTCGGAGGAAAAGTTCCCACTGCGCTCGAAATGCGTTCTCATACTCTTCCTGTTCAGGAACCTTGAGCCATCCGTCGAAGAACTTGATTGGTTGTTCGATGTCAGGATTCCAGACCGGACGCGGCGTGCCAGAGAGCGGTTGAATCCAGCAGTCTCTCAAGCCTACAATGGCAGACCCGTTCAAACCGTCTACGTGTATCGTCAGCAGATCGTCGCGGCGGACCCTGACTGCCCAAGACGAGTTAAAGTGCGCAATAATACCGTTCTCCAATTCAAACGTCGCGTAGGCGGCATCTTCCGCCGTACATTTATATGGTTTCCCATCTTCATCCCATCGCTGGGGTAGATGTGTCGCAGCAATACAGGAGACCCCTTTAACGGCACCAAAAAGGTTGTCGATGACGTATCGCCAGTGGCTAAACATATCGAGGATAATACCGCCACCGTCTTCAACACGGTAGTTCCAAGACGGGCGTTGCGTCGGGATCGCATCGCCTTGGAAGACCCAATAACCGAACTCACCACGGACAGCGATAATCTTTCCAAAAAAGTCAGCATCTATCAAGCGTTTCAGTTTCTGGATACCGGGGAGCCAGAGTTTATCCTGAACGACACCATTTTTGAGTCCTGCCTTTGCCGCCTGTTCATAAAGACGATAGGCATCAGCGGTTGAAGTGGCAGTCGGTTTTTCACAATAAATGTGTTTTCCTGCAGATATTGCGGCTTCGACTGCTTCCACTCGGCGGGACGTAACCTGCGCGTCAAAGTAGACGGAATAAGCGTTGTCAGCGAGAGCCGCGTCGAGATCCGTGCCCCATTTCTCGACACCAGTGGTTTCGGAGAGCTTCTCTAATTTCGCTGGGTTTCTACCGACGAGAAACGGGTCGGGCATAATCACTTCGCCGTCACCAATCGGGAGACCACCCTCTTCTGCGATTGCCAAGATAGAACGGATGAGGTGTTGGTTTGTTCCCATCCTGCCGGTTACACCGTTCATGATGATACCAACACGGTGTGTTTTTTGGGTATGATTCGTCATGAATAATCCTTCGATCAGCAAGAGGTTTCGTATGACAATTTACCATCTCTTGGAACGCTCCAAGCAGTCGAAGATTGTTACAAACCGCTCTTAACTGAAAACTGACGGCTATTCTTAAGGCTTGTCCGTGCATTGGGGTGCCGCGCCTTCAGGGAGTGGTGGCGCGTCAACGCCAGCTTTCGGGAGTGTGCCAGCGAGTTCCTGTTTCCAATGTGCCACATCGCCTGCGGGTCCATAACAGTCGGTGTTCGTGAGTTGATGGAAAATCCAAGAAGGGATAAATACCGTCTGCCCCGCTGAAATGGTTTGGCGTTCCTCACCGAGACACATTTCACCTTCGCCTTCAACGATGAAGTAAATTTCTTCCTGTTCGTGGTTGTGCCAGGGCACTTGCCCACCGTTTGGCTCTAAAACAACAAACCCCATGCAGAATTCGTCTATCTGGATTGGGGACGCACCACCGACAAGATTTTTAGTGCGTCTACGGGCGGGATAGGTTCGTCCTTCCATTGCATTTACATCTGCGATTAGCATTGTGTGTTTTCCTTTTCAATGCTGACGGCACAGTTCCTGTGCCTGTTACTTTTACCTATTCAAAAAGTTCTGCCACCTGACAAGAAAATCCTTCAACAACATCCTCACCGGTGAGAGCGTCATTCCGAGTGAGTAGCGTGATGTCCGTCTCTGAACGGTAGACCGTTACCGTTTTAGACACAGGCTTAAGCACCCATACCAGTTGTGTGCCTGCCTCTAAATAGACAAATGCCTTTTCTTCAACCCGATGTAATATATCTGTTGGAGAAACCACCTCAACGGCGAGGTCTGGTGGGACCGGAGATGCTTTGCTCCGATCGACTGGTATATGTTCGTTTGAAAGAAATGCAATATCTGGTATCAGCACACGTTCACCAACCTGGAAACCTGTGTCTGGCATATAAATGCGTCCTAATTGATTTTCGCGCACGTACGAGTTTAAGAGCGAAATTAAGTTCATACTTATGTCGCCATGTTCTATTGACGTAGGTGGCACCGGTATTAATTCCCCTTTAATGTATTCATATCCCTCTAAGTCGCTTTCAAGGAATTCCTCCAACGTCATTGTAGAGGTTTCAGGAGGGAGTTCTTCTTGAGAGAATTGACGAACATCCTGAGAATCCATTATTTTTTCCTCCTATGATGTGTCATTAAGCATATCTTCTACACTTTTTGACATTTCACCACATACTCGTATGGAATCCAATTGCTATCTCACATCTTGGAGGCTGAGTCTATTATATAGGTGTGCACAGCAAAAGCGCGCACGCCTATATAACAATGACACATTTTATTTATCACTAAGCGTCAGCCTCAATAACAGCCTGTGCTGCAGCGAGACGCGCAATCGGCACACGGAACGGGGAACACGATACGTAATCGAACCCTAATCCGTAGCAGAACTTCACAGAACTCGGTTCGCCACCGTGCTCACCGCAGATACCGACTTTCAGGTCAGGACGTGTTGCGCGACCTTTTTCGGAACCGATTTGCAATAGGCTGCCGACACCCTCTTGGTCGAGGACCTGGAACGGATCGTATTCGAGCACACCATTTCTGACATAGTCGTCAAGGAATTTCGCTGCGTCGTCACGACTCATCCCGAAAGTCGTCTGGGTGAGATCGTTGGTGCCATAGGAGAAGAATTCGGCTTCGGCGGCAATCTTATCAGCGGTAAGTGCCGCGCGGGGCAGTTCAATCATCGTGCCGATAAGATACGCAACGCGGGTGCCTGACTCACTAAACACGGCTTCAGCGGTATCCACGACAATTTTGCGCTGCAAGGATAATTCGTTGATGTGTCCAACAAGCGGAATCATAATCTCTGGCAACACAGTAATGCCGCGTTTTGAGACCTCGACGGCGGCTTCAAAGATGGCACGGGCTTGCATTTCGGTTATCTCTGGATAGACAATACCGAGTCTACAGCCACGGTGTCCAAGCATCGGATTGAATTCGTGTAATTCCTCAACACGCTCACGGAGTTTTTGC
It includes:
- a CDS encoding RtcB family protein — encoded protein: MAQQNVTLQKLDEYRWRIPKSYMKGMRVDGIVYANEKLLKQAKSDEALQQVANVAHLPGIVGHSLAMPDLHWGYGFVIGGVAATDPKADGVVSPGGIGYDINCGVRLIRTNLDVSQLEGKRKALVAKLFENVPCGVGSSGKIRLTIQEERQMLEKGALWAIERDYGHVEDLDFTEATGFLQDANADAASQRALERGKNQLGTLGSGNHFLEVQAVDRIFYREAADAMGLSEGNICVMIHTGSRGFGYQICDEHVKSWVKVAERYGINLPDRQLASAPINSREGQDYITAMACSANYAWNNRQCIMHLVRQTFMQFFETTEDELGLELVYDVAHNIGKFEKHTVNGKERELFIHRKGATRAFPAGHPEIPDKYQKIGQPVLIPGDMGTASYVLVGNPGAMAETWGTTCHGAGRVLSRRKAIALTKGRSIQKDLEAQGIYVRAEGRRTLQEEVPEAYKDVDEVVRVVDKAGLSRRVARLRPIGVVKG
- a CDS encoding Uma2 family endonuclease codes for the protein MDSQDVRQFSQEELPPETSTMTLEEFLESDLEGYEYIKGELIPVPPTSIEHGDISMNLISLLNSYVRENQLGRIYMPDTGFQVGERVLIPDIAFLSNEHIPVDRSKASPVPPDLAVEVVSPTDILHRVEEKAFVYLEAGTQLVWVLKPVSKTVTVYRSETDITLLTRNDALTGEDVVEGFSCQVAELFE
- a CDS encoding D-aminoacylase, with translation YKMSGFPAERFRLSDRGRIDRGLAADIVVFDPETVADRSTWSDPVQSPVGVNYVFVNGVSVVEDGDVTGQLPGRVLRQQR
- a CDS encoding PD40 domain-containing protein; this translates as MKFTRLLSIFSLIFFSSSLCNVLAQAPQTPKIVFPLIDSGNSEIYLMNPDGTEQVRLTHNKAFDVSPMWSPTGEQILFTSDRDVVRDLYLIDADGKNVKRVFGKSADRTHPTWSPDGKQIAYTRREQGKWFIYIASIDGKKEERMAIGGSPAWSPDGTEIAFLTGWPERMQISLLSVSTGKQKVLFPKPVKPSWMTSPAWSPSGDKIAFTWLHKAPLGDFLDTETIYIINRDGTGLQQVIPEGVGIEGSPVWSPHGNELLYTQYIDGKQMQIFKVGLDGGEPVRLTNPMFWHFTGDWFDPAYALPVSPQPQLLTTQWGEVKK
- a CDS encoding cupin domain-containing protein, which gives rise to MLIADVNAMEGRTYPARRRTKNLVGGASPIQIDEFCMGFVVLEPNGGQVPWHNHEQEEIYFIVEGEGEMCLGEERQTISAGQTVFIPSWIFHQLTNTDCYGPAGDVAHWKQELAGTLPKAGVDAPPLPEGAAPQCTDKP
- a CDS encoding Gfo/Idh/MocA family oxidoreductase codes for the protein MNGVTGRMGTNQHLIRSILAIAEEGGLPIGDGEVIMPDPFLVGRNPAKLEKLSETTGVEKWGTDLDAALADNAYSVYFDAQVTSRRVEAVEAAISAGKHIYCEKPTATSTADAYRLYEQAAKAGLKNGVVQDKLWLPGIQKLKRLIDADFFGKIIAVRGEFGYWVFQGDAIPTQRPSWNYRVEDGGGIILDMFSHWRYVIDNLFGAVKGVSCIAATHLPQRWDEDGKPYKCTAEDAAYATFELENGIIAHFNSSWAVRVRRDDLLTIHVDGLNGSAIVGLRDCWIQPLSGTPRPVWNPDIEQPIKFFDGWLKVPEQEEYENAFRAQWELFLRHVVADEPFPWTLLAGAKGVQLADKGMESWQTRKWVELPELSTL
- a CDS encoding TolB family protein, with product MRTQYLPVSFVLSVVILGASVCPVLAKAPDTAKVVFASSRDGNYEIYLMNPDGSEQVNITNHRANDISAVWSPTGEHILFASDREQKAWGNWDLYLMEPDGSNVQKVFDKSKNRSGGRWSPDGKQIAYTSFEKGQWTVYIASIDDKKEEQVALGSSGDWSPDGTKLVMKVGWPKRMRIVMLDPQTGKQKFIFPPKHVLHGWEAASSGHRYAINSRFLGSIGCRWKTSLRRRPSTL
- a CDS encoding DUF1080 domain-containing protein; its protein translation is MKLVMIASMIFLFTFPARGGVFQENFDNGNLDAWQELIMTQDFLFFDVDDPPPGSWEIVDGELHAVSPDESTRLLTIGDETWRDYTIEFDVKPLDKPGLSNIAIAARIKGSWVAWCVIGDLPAFRKNASEALLGAGNFHDRNTIFYTHAELHRSLKLNRWSQLKLAVEENTLNFWINGKLVIGPVQLPNRKTFKEHEAARKAHPVKPGNIRIIHPLALDGFHNFLTGAAGLGLSNQTARFDNIVITGDSIPDSGGLSVTPKAKLTTVWGSLKRF
- a CDS encoding FAD-dependent oxidoreductase: MDTYDVTIIGGGSAGLVLAVAGAKLGKKTALVEKHRIGGDCLWTGCVPSKALLKAAKVANYIKDAEKYGISSTLTTPDWQHVMAYVRSTQHAIEEEHDNPERFREMGVDVIFGDGHFESSDRFVVEDTESGQTRMLESKKFVISTGSRPDAPPIPGLESCGYLDSENVWDLEECPNRLLVVGAGPIGIELGQAFHRLGADVTVAQRSGRILTKEDTDVSEQMLRYLREEGITIRLNTNIAQVIQNQEGVYVTFSGGDSENGTVEQTFDKILIAAGRAPNIEGLALDKIGVQVGRSGIEVNSKLQTSVKNIYAAGDVIGHYLFTHVAAFQAQLLLRNIFFPFSKTINYAVVPWTTFCDPEVARCGLTEAEAREKYGDVDVFTLDQADVDRAVAEGETHGFSKVIASRWTGKILGVHLVGANAGEVI